One genomic window of Dermacentor andersoni chromosome 8, qqDerAnde1_hic_scaffold, whole genome shotgun sequence includes the following:
- the LOC129386807 gene encoding uncharacterized protein isoform X1 has protein sequence MSLAESITAKTACHAPSKVFNQVEVGTQCSLPLADKSVGCSFKAGIESRSVQTTEAVDQLHFTSASRPAISPSTAKCDNSKQGGLHRCQLSDCETDQQFCLEAHASVHTGKKPFQCPSCPRSFSKRYNLNVHLSIHTGERPFQCPSCLRSFSQKIHLKNHLSTHTGEKPFACSLCSWSFPRKADLKEHLRTHTGEKPHQCPSCSRSFSRKGNLTKHLCTHTGEKPYQCSLCFQSFAQKTHLKAHQHTHTGEKPYQCPSCFQRFSQKMQLKVHLSIHTGEKPYRCPSCSQSFSQKGNLKVHLRTHTGEKPFHCPSCLQSFIRKTSLICHLQTHTGEKPYQCPSCSRRFSLKSALNVHQRIHTGDRPYRCTVCYKSFTRSDHLSRHKHRAKHHDIVG, from the exons ATGAGCCTAGCTGAAAGTATCACTGCCAAAACGGCATGCCACGCCCCTTCCAAGGTCTTCAATCAGGTCGAGGTTGGCACGCAGTGCAGCTTGCCTCTGGCTGACAAGTCTGTCGGGTGCTCGTTCAAAGCTGGGATCGAGTCTAGGAGCGTGCAGACTACGGAGGCTGTGGATCAGTTACACTTCACCTCAG caTCGAGGCCTGCTATTTCTCCATCAACTGCCAAATGTGACAACTCAAAGCAAGGAGGCCTCCACCGATGTCAGCTATCTGACTGTGAGACTGATCAACAGTTTTGTCTGGAAGCACATGCCAGCGTCCATACAGgcaagaagccatttcagtgcccttcatgccctcggagcttctcaaaaaGATACAACCTAAATGTTCACCTGTCCATTCACACGGGTGAgcggccatttcaatgcccttcatgcctgCGGAGCTTCTCGCAAAAAATCCACCTGAAAAACCACCTgagcacccacacaggtgagaagccattcgCGTGCTCTTTGTGCTCTTGGAGCTTCCCACGAAAGGCTGACTTGAAAGAGCACCTGCGCACCCATACAGGCGAGAAGCCacatcagtgcccttcatgctctcggagcttctcacgaAAGGGCAACCTTACAAAACACCtgtgcacccacacaggtgagaagccatatcagtgctcCTTATGCTTTCAAAGCTTTGCACAAAAGACCCACCTGAAAGCCCACCAgcacacccacacaggcgagaagccataccAGTGCCCTTCGTGCTTTCAGAGGTTCTCACAAAAGATGCAGCTGAAAGTCCACCTGAGCattcacacaggcgagaagccatatcgatgcccttcatgctctcagagcttctcacaaaagggcaACCTGAAAGTCCACTTGcgtacccacacaggcgagaagccatttcattgTCCTTCATGCCTTCAGAGCTTCATACGAAAGACCAGCCTGATATGCCACCTGCAAACCCATACTGGTGAGAAGCcctatcagtgcccttcatgctctcggaggtTCTCATTGAAAAGTGCCCTGAACGTTCACCAGCGCATTCATACAGGTGACCGGCCATATCGTTGCACCGTCTGCTACAAGTCCTTTACGCGATCTGATCACTTGAGCAGACATAAGCATAGAGCAAAGCACCATGATATTGTAGGATAG